The DNA sequence ACGGCTATACTCGCGGGGGACACACTCTACTCGAAGGCGTTCGAGGTCATGCTCGAAGCCGACGTCGACCCCGAGGATCTCAACTACATGATGAAGGTTCTCGCGGAGTCGTGTACGGGTGTCTGTGAGGGACAGGCACTCGACATCGAGTTCGAGAGGTCTGACGAAGTCGGAGAGGACGAGTACATGGAGATGGTCGAGAAGAAGACAGCAGTCCTCTTCGGAGCGGCGGCGGGAATAGGCGCGGTCGTCGCAGACGCCGACGACAAGACTGTCGACGAGATGTACGACGCAGGCATCAAGATGGGGAAGGCGTTCCAGATACAGGACGACGTCTTAGACATCACGGGATCGACCGACGAGATAGGTAAGACACACGCGAGTGACCTCGTCGAGGACAAACAGACCCTCATAAATATACACGCAAGGAGGAACGGGGTCGACACGAGCCTCGACGACGACGCCACGCCCGAGGAGATACGTGACAAGATAGACGAGATAGAAGGGGCGGGAAGCATAGAGTACGCGAGGCAGAGAGCCGACGGTCTCATAGACGACGCCAAGGAGAGTCTCGAAGGACTCCCCGAGTCGGAGGCGAAGGATATACTTCTGCGTCTCTCCGACTTCGTAGTCGAGAGGGAACACTAAGTATGTCCGGAGACGGAAACGGAGACACAGACAGTCAAGCTGAAGTAGACGTAGACGTAGAAGAACTCGCGAGGAAGTACGCTCTCCAGAACGCAGTCAAGTACGAGAGCGACGCCGAGACGGGTGCCGTGATGGGGAAGCTGATGGGAGAGCATCCAGAGCTGAGACAGAAGGGCGACGAGATAGCTGGTGAGATAGGCAAGGTCGTCGCCGAGGTCAACTCTCTCTCCGACGACGAGAGACACAAACGTCTCGAAGAGATAGCACCCGAGCTCATAGACGAGTTAGAGGAGGGGTCGGAGGAGGACGAAGGTCTGCCCGACCTGCCGAATGTCGACGAGGGCGACGAGGTCGTGATGCGGTTCGCTCCGAACCCCAACGGTCCCCCGACTCTCGGAAGCGCGAGGGGAATGGTCGTCAACGACGAGTACGTCGACGAGTACGGAGGAAAGCTCATACTCAGGTTCGACGACACAGACCCCGTCAACAAACCTCCCCTGACCGACGCCTACGACTGGTACGAGGAGGACGCCTCTTGGCTCGGAATGGAGGTCGACGAGGTCTACAGGGCGAGCGACCGCGTGAGCACCTACTACGACTACGCCGAAGAGCTAATAGAGAAGGGCGGTGCTTACGTCTGCCACTGCGAACAGGAGAAGTTCAGCGACCTCAAGAACTCGGGAAAGGCGTGTCCCCACCGCGGTAGGTCTGTCGAGGAGAACCTCGAAGAGTGGGAGAAGATGGTAGACGGCGGCTACGACGAGGGCGAAGCTGTTCTAAGGGTCAAGACCGAGATAGAACACAAGAACCCCGCTCTGAGGGACTGGGTCGCCTTCCGTGTCGTCAAGACTCCGCACCCCGTAGTGGGCGACCGTTACGCAGTCTGGCCCATGCTCGACTTCCAGTCGGGAATAGACGACCATCTCTTAGGTGTCACACATATCATACGCGGGAAGGATCTCAGAAGCTCCGAGGGGAGACAGAACTTCGTCTACGACTACTTCGGCTGGGAGTACCCCGAGACGGTTCACTGGGGACGTATCTCTATAGAAGAGTACGGTACACTCTCGACCTCTTCGCTCGCCGAGGCGGTCGAGAGGGGAGAGTACGACTCGTGGGACGACCCGCGAGTGCCGACGGTTCGAGCACTCAGAAGGAGAGGCATACAGCCCGAGGCTCTGAGACAGTCGCTACTCGACCTGGGTGTGAGCGAGTCGGACATCGACTTCAGCATGGATCACGTCTACTCCGAGAACAGGAAGATAGTAGACGACACCGCCAACAGGTACTTCTTCGTACGTGACCCCGTCGAGGTCGAGATCGAGGACGCAGAGCCGACGACTGCGACGCCGTCGCTCCATCCCGACAAAGACGAAGACCGCGGAGTGAGAGAGATAGACGTCGACGACACCGTCGTCTTAGAGCCTAACGACACCGAGGATCTCGAAGTCGGAGACAGACTCCGTCTCAAGGATCTCTACAACGTCGAGGTAGTCTCCGAAGATCCGCTCAAGCTACGCGGGATAGGCGACGACCTGTCTCTCGTGAGAGACGAGGGGGTCGACGTCGTCCACTGGCTCACCCCCGACACCGGACGCGAGGGACGTCTTCTAACACCAGACGGCGAGGAAGAGGGGGTCGTCGAGAAAGGAGCGGCTGAGGAGAAGGACGAGGTAGTCCAGTTCGAACGCGTCGGATTCGCGAGGATAGAGGAGACAGAGCCCGTCGTCACGGCGGTCTTCAGCCACAGATAGGCGATGGTACTTCCCGAATCCGTCTCACAGATAGTCGAGGCATCGCGTGAGATATTCGTCTCGTTCGGCGCGCTGGGTCTCTTCGTCCTCGCGTTCATAGAGTCGTCTTTCTTCCCTATTCCGCCCGATGTCGTCCTCATACCCCTCGCAGTTGCCTCGCCCGAGTCTGCGGTATTCTACGGCGTCGTGACGACGGTCGGCTCCGTAGCGGGCGCAGTCTTCGGCTACTACGCCGGCTACAAAGGTGGCAGACCTCTCTTAGACGCCACAGTCGACGACGAGAAGATGGAGTTAGTCGAGGAGTACTACGACGAGTACGGTGTCGCCGCAGTCGGAATAGCGGGTCTGTCGCCAATCCCCTACAAGGTCTTCACACTGTCGTCGGGGGCATTCAGGATGGATCTCAGAGGCTTCATACTCGTCTCGGTGGTTTCGAGGGGGGCACGTTTCATCGGAGTCGCGGTACTCCTGAGTCTCTACGGCGAGGAGATACTCGGCTTCATAGAGGGAAGCTTCGGTGTCCTGACCATAGGGGTCGGTGTTATCGCCGCGGCGGCGTACGTAGTCTGGAAGAAGAGATGGTTAAAGAGGTAACGTCCAACTGAAGCCGAAGACGAAGCCAAAGCGTGAATTAAGACGGGATACGTACCGTGTCACGAGTGAAGACTGAGATGACGAGTGACACTAATACTAATACGGGTTCTCAGACAGAGACGGAGACGAAGACAGAGACACAGACACAGACAGACGGGGACAGAGACGAGAGATGGCCCGGTGTCTCGGAGGAGAGGCGTGAGAGGTACAGACAGATAG is a window from the Candidatus Afararchaeum irisae genome containing:
- a CDS encoding YqaA family protein, with protein sequence MVLPESVSQIVEASREIFVSFGALGLFVLAFIESSFFPIPPDVVLIPLAVASPESAVFYGVVTTVGSVAGAVFGYYAGYKGGRPLLDATVDDEKMELVEEYYDEYGVAAVGIAGLSPIPYKVFTLSSGAFRMDLRGFILVSVVSRGARFIGVAVLLSLYGEEILGFIEGSFGVLTIGVGVIAAAAYVVWKKRWLKR
- a CDS encoding glutamate--tRNA ligase, which gives rise to MSGDGNGDTDSQAEVDVDVEELARKYALQNAVKYESDAETGAVMGKLMGEHPELRQKGDEIAGEIGKVVAEVNSLSDDERHKRLEEIAPELIDELEEGSEEDEGLPDLPNVDEGDEVVMRFAPNPNGPPTLGSARGMVVNDEYVDEYGGKLILRFDDTDPVNKPPLTDAYDWYEEDASWLGMEVDEVYRASDRVSTYYDYAEELIEKGGAYVCHCEQEKFSDLKNSGKACPHRGRSVEENLEEWEKMVDGGYDEGEAVLRVKTEIEHKNPALRDWVAFRVVKTPHPVVGDRYAVWPMLDFQSGIDDHLLGVTHIIRGKDLRSSEGRQNFVYDYFGWEYPETVHWGRISIEEYGTLSTSSLAEAVERGEYDSWDDPRVPTVRALRRRGIQPEALRQSLLDLGVSESDIDFSMDHVYSENRKIVDDTANRYFFVRDPVEVEIEDAEPTTATPSLHPDKDEDRGVREIDVDDTVVLEPNDTEDLEVGDRLRLKDLYNVEVVSEDPLKLRGIGDDLSLVRDEGVDVVHWLTPDTGREGRLLTPDGEEEGVVEKGAAEEKDEVVQFERVGFARIEETEPVVTAVFSHR
- a CDS encoding polyprenyl synthetase family protein encodes the protein MSKSTVDVRSEIQKRAETVNASFDEYLPEGEPRSLYEASLYLLRAGGKRLRPALLLLTAEALGEDDPEKTVPAAVSIETIHSFTLIHDDIMDDDDLRRGVPSVHVEWDEPTAILAGDTLYSKAFEVMLEADVDPEDLNYMMKVLAESCTGVCEGQALDIEFERSDEVGEDEYMEMVEKKTAVLFGAAAGIGAVVADADDKTVDEMYDAGIKMGKAFQIQDDVLDITGSTDEIGKTHASDLVEDKQTLINIHARRNGVDTSLDDDATPEEIRDKIDEIEGAGSIEYARQRADGLIDDAKESLEGLPESEAKDILLRLSDFVVEREH